In Cytobacillus oceanisediminis, the following proteins share a genomic window:
- a CDS encoding aspartate aminotransferase family protein — MNGENWSHLVGNISNLLAPSMAKDHPNLPVVKAEGCYYYGVDGKEYLDFTSGIAVENVGHRHPKVVQAIKDSADHLVHGPSGVIIYESILRLADELGKITPGNLDCFFFANSGTEAIEGAIKLAKYVTRRPYVVSFTGCFHGRSMGALSVSTSKSKYRKFQQPSWLTYQLPYADERDCPFGEDPEEYFPRKMEKDAETLFKHQVDPEEVACMIIEPVLGEGGYIIPPKKWMQKIREICDRHGILLIFDEVQTGFGRTGEWFAAQAFDVVPDIMAIAKGIAAGLPLSATAASKELMEKWPLGAHGTTFGGNPIACSAALASLEVLKAENLLENAKQMGEYALKKLQDLKAEHPAIGSVRGLGLMIGIEIIDPQTGKPDGKAVMDILNSSLDKGVLFYLCGNSGEVIRMIPPLIVTKEQIDQGLKVLEEALTEHEAVVSKL, encoded by the coding sequence ATGAACGGAGAAAATTGGAGTCATCTTGTCGGAAACATTTCAAACTTATTGGCGCCAAGCATGGCAAAGGATCACCCGAATTTGCCGGTGGTCAAGGCAGAAGGCTGCTATTACTACGGAGTCGACGGAAAAGAGTATTTGGATTTTACATCAGGCATCGCAGTGGAAAATGTCGGACATCGCCATCCAAAGGTTGTACAGGCCATTAAAGACAGTGCAGACCATTTGGTGCACGGCCCGTCAGGCGTTATCATCTATGAATCGATTTTGCGGCTCGCAGATGAGCTTGGAAAAATTACGCCGGGAAATCTGGATTGCTTTTTCTTTGCGAACAGCGGGACTGAGGCAATCGAAGGAGCTATTAAGCTTGCAAAGTATGTCACGCGGAGGCCCTATGTTGTCTCCTTCACAGGCTGTTTCCATGGAAGGTCGATGGGGGCACTGAGTGTATCCACATCCAAGAGCAAATACCGCAAGTTTCAGCAGCCGTCCTGGCTGACTTATCAGCTTCCATATGCGGATGAGCGGGATTGCCCTTTTGGTGAAGATCCTGAGGAGTACTTCCCAAGAAAAATGGAAAAGGATGCTGAAACACTCTTCAAGCATCAGGTAGACCCGGAAGAAGTTGCCTGCATGATCATTGAACCGGTTCTCGGGGAAGGAGGCTATATCATTCCTCCGAAGAAATGGATGCAGAAGATCAGGGAAATCTGTGACAGGCATGGTATCCTGCTGATATTTGATGAAGTGCAAACCGGCTTTGGGCGTACTGGAGAATGGTTTGCCGCTCAGGCTTTTGATGTTGTGCCGGATATTATGGCGATTGCAAAAGGAATCGCGGCAGGACTGCCGTTAAGCGCAACTGCAGCTTCGAAGGAACTGATGGAAAAGTGGCCGCTGGGTGCACATGGAACAACCTTCGGCGGAAATCCCATTGCATGCTCTGCAGCATTGGCGTCTCTTGAAGTCCTAAAAGCGGAGAATCTTTTGGAAAACGCAAAGCAAATGGGAGAGTATGCATTAAAGAAATTACAGGATTTGAAAGCCGAACATCCTGCAATTGGCAGTGTCCGAGGTCTGGGGCTGATGATCGGCATTGAAATAATCGACCCGCAAACCGGAAAACCGGATGGAAAAGCGGTAATGGATATTCTGAACTCTTCACTTGATAAGGGAGTCCTCTTTTATCTCTGCGGAAATTCAGGGGAAGTGATTCGGATGATTCCGCCGCTTATCGTGACAAAAGAGCAAATCGACCAGGGGCTGAAAGTATTGGAAGAAGCACTTACAGAACATGAAGCTGTTGTTTCCAAATTATAA
- a CDS encoding YjiH family protein → MKAETRVKPQAVTGEYWKFIIPSLIGSLLFLVPVKFQGDVTIGVGILASLLGNAFSEQMPAIIIFILGISVFLSILTKAAKPAFILDNKFLKGLFDTGKFGLTMRILGFAVGIMTLFEIGPEFIWSRSTGGVVLYDLAPVLLTWFLFAGILLPLLVEFGLMEFIGALVQKFMRPFFTLPGRSSIDCLASWMGAGTVGVLVTTKQYDEGFYTKREAAVIATTFSIASVAFSLVVANVVGLGHLFIPFYLTVSAACVVAALIMPRIPPLSRKPDTYYEPVGQQIDETIPEGVSKLKWGWEQAIDKARNAPGPKKLLTNGIETVLDIWMGLIPLVMSLGAAALIIAEYTPAFKFISYPLIPVLEFMQLPEAGAAAQTMLVGFADMFLPAVIGSGIESELTRFVVAGLSLTQLVYMSEIGILILRSNIPLSFLDLFVIFIERTVITLPVIVLIAHVFVF, encoded by the coding sequence ATGAAAGCTGAGACAAGGGTTAAGCCGCAGGCTGTCACAGGAGAATATTGGAAATTCATCATTCCATCTTTAATTGGTTCGCTCCTATTTCTGGTTCCAGTTAAATTTCAGGGAGATGTAACGATTGGTGTTGGTATTTTAGCCTCTCTTTTAGGCAATGCGTTCAGTGAACAGATGCCTGCCATTATCATTTTTATTTTAGGGATATCGGTTTTTCTTTCCATCCTGACAAAGGCAGCAAAACCGGCATTTATACTGGATAATAAGTTTTTAAAAGGATTATTTGATACCGGCAAGTTTGGATTAACCATGAGAATCCTTGGATTCGCAGTAGGGATCATGACTTTGTTTGAGATCGGGCCTGAATTTATCTGGTCGCGGAGTACAGGCGGAGTGGTTCTCTACGACCTGGCTCCCGTTTTGCTTACGTGGTTCCTGTTTGCCGGCATCCTTTTGCCGCTTTTAGTAGAGTTTGGTTTAATGGAGTTCATAGGGGCGCTTGTCCAAAAATTTATGAGACCATTTTTTACACTTCCCGGACGGTCCTCCATCGATTGCCTTGCGTCCTGGATGGGCGCCGGAACAGTAGGTGTATTGGTAACAACGAAGCAATATGATGAAGGATTTTACACAAAAAGAGAAGCAGCGGTCATTGCAACAACCTTTTCGATTGCATCTGTTGCTTTCAGTCTTGTCGTTGCGAATGTGGTTGGTCTTGGCCATTTATTCATCCCTTTTTACTTAACCGTTTCTGCTGCCTGTGTCGTGGCAGCATTGATTATGCCAAGAATTCCGCCATTATCCCGGAAGCCGGATACTTATTATGAGCCAGTAGGACAGCAGATTGATGAAACCATTCCGGAAGGGGTTTCGAAATTGAAATGGGGATGGGAGCAGGCAATTGATAAAGCAAGGAATGCTCCGGGTCCCAAAAAGCTGTTAACCAATGGCATTGAAACCGTTTTGGATATTTGGATGGGCCTGATTCCGCTTGTGATGAGCCTGGGAGCAGCAGCCCTGATCATTGCGGAATACACGCCTGCATTTAAGTTTATTTCATACCCGCTCATCCCGGTTTTGGAGTTTATGCAATTGCCGGAAGCAGGAGCAGCAGCACAGACCATGCTTGTTGGCTTTGCTGATATGTTCCTTCCGGCCGTTATAGGGAGCGGGATTGAGAGCGAGCTGACAAGATTTGTCGTGGCGGGCCTGTCATTAACACAATTAGTATACATGTCTGAAATCGGGATCCTGATCCTGCGTTCGAACATTCCGCTGAGCTTTTTGGATTTATTCGTTATTTTTATTGAAAGAACGGTTATTACTTTACCTGTTATTGTACTGATTGCACATGTTTTTGTATTTTAG
- a CDS encoding polysaccharide biosynthesis protein translates to MSKFFKGVILLALAAFASECIEFVVNMVLARELGERGLGMYMSILPTIFLIVLLASFELPISISKFIAEKDKRYHLSMLHHVIKLTIIFTAILVPAAAVIIPFVSVFNEYHPLLRWVVIGFIPIVSFSSIARGFFMGKHQMGKIAASNFLRKSVQLLLLVVLYQAFQFDANTAVFIAFCTFVGSEIVVFLYLLHMFIIQYQRIKKEPSSFISGKSVRQNLLSVSVPTTALRVFHALTHAVQPFLIKAALFKAGVPGEIATEHFGMLAGVAMTIGFFPSFIAHSFLIMLIPTVSKEYADKNLDELRRLLQQVFFVTFLYGIPSVGLFYFFARPLTDVFFHSTDAAVYLQMLWPFFLLHFFIIPMQAYLIGLGLMKDAAYHSVWSTVVSFTVMYLLGSMHSLQMDGIIMGMNTGAVLLAMMHYVTVCRKIGLTLYLSPAKQFY, encoded by the coding sequence ATGAGTAAATTCTTCAAAGGAGTCATATTGCTTGCACTGGCGGCTTTTGCAAGCGAGTGTATAGAGTTTGTGGTAAATATGGTGCTCGCCCGGGAACTGGGGGAGAGGGGACTCGGCATGTACATGTCGATTTTGCCGACCATATTTTTGATTGTGCTGCTGGCAAGTTTTGAGCTTCCGATCTCTATTTCCAAATTCATTGCGGAAAAAGATAAAAGGTACCATCTCAGCATGCTTCATCATGTCATCAAGCTGACTATTATCTTTACAGCCATTTTGGTGCCAGCTGCAGCGGTTATTATTCCGTTTGTCAGTGTCTTTAATGAGTATCACCCGCTGCTGAGATGGGTTGTGATCGGGTTCATCCCAATCGTGTCATTTTCCTCGATTGCCAGAGGCTTTTTCATGGGCAAGCATCAAATGGGGAAAATTGCAGCCTCCAATTTTCTGCGCAAATCCGTTCAGCTCCTTCTGCTCGTGGTTCTTTACCAGGCCTTTCAATTTGATGCCAATACCGCAGTATTCATTGCTTTTTGTACTTTTGTAGGAAGTGAGATTGTTGTTTTCCTATATCTTCTGCATATGTTTATTATTCAGTATCAGCGCATTAAAAAAGAGCCATCGAGTTTTATCAGCGGTAAAAGTGTTCGGCAAAACCTTCTATCTGTCTCTGTGCCGACTACCGCTTTACGAGTTTTTCATGCCTTGACCCATGCAGTTCAGCCATTTTTGATCAAAGCGGCGCTATTTAAAGCAGGGGTGCCGGGAGAAATCGCGACAGAGCATTTTGGTATGCTTGCAGGTGTGGCCATGACAATCGGCTTTTTTCCATCCTTCATTGCCCATTCATTTTTAATTATGCTGATTCCAACTGTGTCTAAAGAATATGCGGATAAAAACCTGGATGAACTGAGGAGGCTTCTTCAGCAGGTGTTTTTTGTCACTTTTTTATACGGAATTCCTTCGGTTGGACTTTTTTACTTTTTCGCACGGCCGCTGACCGATGTGTTTTTTCATTCAACAGATGCAGCAGTGTATTTGCAGATGCTTTGGCCATTCTTTTTGCTTCACTTCTTCATTATCCCGATGCAGGCCTACTTAATCGGCCTGGGCCTGATGAAAGATGCAGCTTATCATTCAGTATGGTCCACGGTTGTTTCATTTACAGTCATGTACCTGCTTGGTTCAATGCATAGCCTGCAGATGGATGGGATCATTATGGGCATGAATACAGGAGCAGTGCTCCTCGCCATGATGCATTATGTAACAGTATGCAGGAAAATTGGGCTGACTCTG